CAACGGGGGCTGCCGATGTTCCCGCGCTACGTGCTGGAACAAGCCGGCGGACTCAACCATGAGCCGTCACTCACGTACATGGGCTTCCCCGGTCTTGGGGAGGCGGGCTACACCTACCAGCGGATGTCGCCCGGATACCTCGGCCAAACCGCGAACTGCCCGCCAGGGCTGTCGATCAACGGCAACTCGGCAATGCCCGGCATTCCTCTGCGGCATATTCGCCTGACCGATGTCGAAGCCGTCGAGGTCTATCGAGCTCGCTGGGTTCCCGATCAGATGCGCAATCCCCAGACGATCTGCGGCCTGATCGTCGTCTGGCTCAAGTAGGGTGCAAGAATCCGCCCTCGGCCGCCCCTGGTATCGTGGGGTCCGGGGGCGTGGTATCTTGTGAGACGGCCCCCAGACAGATGCAGCCGGGGCCTCGGTTTCGCCCTCGTTCCTGAGGCGTGTACTACTGCATCACTGAGGTCCGACCCGATGGAAACACACTCTCTGCCGACACCGCTGAATCGCCGTTCCGCTGTCGCCCACTTGGCGATGGGCCTTGCCGCGCTGACCGGGTGGACCCGGTTGGCTCAGGCACAAACCCAGGCGAAGACTCCGCTCGTGACCTACAAGGATGCCAACTGCGGTTGCTGCGGTGTCTGGGTTGACCACATCAAGGCCAACGGATTCGAGGCGTCGGTTACCGATGTGCCCGATATGCGATCGATCAGGACGCGATACAAGATCCCCGGCAACCTCACGAGCTGCCACACCTCGGTGGTTGGGGGGTATGTCGTCGAAGGGCATGTGCCCGCGTCCGATATTCGACGCCTGCTCAAGGAAAAGCCGCAGGGAATCGTCGGCCTGACCATCCCCGGCATGCCGGCCAGCGCCCCCGGAATGGACATGCAGCCATTCCAACCGTATGAGGTGCTTAGCTTTACGGCTGATGGCAAGACTGCGGTTTTCTCGAAGCACACCAAGGCGTTGTAGTTACAACTACCGTCCTGGCCGCCGCCCTCGGGC
This region of Gemmatimonadales bacterium genomic DNA includes:
- a CDS encoding DUF411 domain-containing protein translates to METHSLPTPLNRRSAVAHLAMGLAALTGWTRLAQAQTQAKTPLVTYKDANCGCCGVWVDHIKANGFEASVTDVPDMRSIRTRYKIPGNLTSCHTSVVGGYVVEGHVPASDIRRLLKEKPQGIVGLTIPGMPASAPGMDMQPFQPYEVLSFTADGKTAVFSKHTKAL